The Methylobacterium currus genome contains a region encoding:
- a CDS encoding metallophosphoesterase family protein has protein sequence MFRLAHLTDPHVGPLPRPRLRQLMSKRATGWVNWSRGRKLTHDMEILAALVADMRAAAPDHIACTGDLCNIGLPSEWETARTFMEGLGEPGFVSFVPGNHDAYVRGSLKGLLDAVGPWTQDDTGRDKVFPYLRRRGPLALVGLSSAIPTAPFVASGRLGSDQIRAAERMLAALAAEPERPCRVVMIHHPPHVGGAKAGRNLTDAHAFEAMIGRVGADLVLHGHNHVGSVAFLMAPGGRRVPVIGAPSASARGGALKHCAGYHLYEIERSGTGFSLTATLRGLLPEGGLGDLGTLTLKA, from the coding sequence CCACCTCACCGATCCGCATGTCGGACCGCTGCCGCGCCCGCGCCTGCGCCAGCTGATGAGCAAGCGCGCCACCGGCTGGGTCAACTGGAGCCGCGGCCGCAAGCTCACCCACGACATGGAGATCCTGGCCGCCCTGGTGGCCGACATGCGCGCCGCCGCGCCCGACCACATCGCCTGCACCGGCGACCTCTGCAATATCGGCCTGCCGAGCGAGTGGGAGACCGCCCGGACCTTCATGGAGGGTCTCGGCGAGCCCGGCTTCGTCAGCTTCGTGCCCGGCAACCACGACGCCTATGTGCGCGGCTCGCTCAAAGGCCTCCTCGACGCGGTCGGCCCCTGGACCCAGGACGATACCGGCCGCGACAAGGTTTTTCCCTACCTGCGCCGGAGGGGACCGCTGGCCCTCGTCGGGCTGTCCTCGGCGATCCCGACCGCGCCCTTCGTGGCGAGCGGGCGCCTCGGCTCCGACCAGATCCGGGCCGCCGAGCGAATGCTGGCGGCGCTCGCCGCCGAGCCCGAGCGGCCGTGCCGGGTGGTGATGATCCACCACCCGCCCCATGTCGGCGGCGCCAAGGCGGGGCGCAATCTCACCGACGCCCACGCCTTCGAGGCGATGATCGGCCGGGTCGGGGCCGACCTCGTGCTGCACGGCCACAATCATGTCGGCTCGGTCGCCTTCCTGATGGCCCCCGGTGGGCGGCGCGTGCCGGTGATCGGCGCCCCCTCGGCCTCCGCCCGTGGCGGTGCGCTCAAGCACTGCGCCGGCTACCACCTCTACGAGATCGAGCGCAGCGGCACCGGCTTCTCCCTGACCGCCACCCTGCGCGGCCTCCTGCCGGAGGGGGGCCTCGGCGATCTCGGCACCCTGACCCTCAAGGCCTGA